Proteins found in one Bacillus sp. BGMRC 2118 genomic segment:
- the gcvT gene encoding glycine cleavage system aminomethyltransferase GcvT, whose product MTQLKRTPLFDSYQEYGAKTIDFGGWDLPVQFSSIKEEHEAVRERAGLFDVSHMGEIEVKGSGSLDYLQKMMTNDVSKLADGKAQYTAMCYENGGVVDDLLIYKKADNDYLLVVNASNIEKDYDWLVSHVTGDVELTNVSDDTAQLAIQGPLAEKVLQKLTNQDLQAIGFFSFKENVEIEGVSTLVSRTGYTGEDGFEIYCKKEDAAFLWKRILEGGQEEGILPCGLGARDTLRFEANLALYGQELSKDISPLEAGIGFAVKLQKEADFIGKEALVNQKEAGLPRKLVGLEMIDKGIPRHGYEVFVNDEQIGFVTTGTQSPTLKKNVGLALINTQYTELGQEVEVQIRAKRLKAKVVATPFYKRPKK is encoded by the coding sequence ATGACTCAGCTTAAGCGCACACCTTTATTTGATAGTTATCAGGAGTATGGCGCCAAAACCATTGATTTTGGTGGATGGGATTTACCTGTACAATTTTCAAGCATCAAAGAAGAACATGAAGCAGTTCGAGAGAGAGCAGGACTATTTGACGTTTCTCATATGGGAGAAATTGAAGTAAAGGGATCAGGAAGTCTAGATTATCTTCAAAAGATGATGACAAATGATGTATCCAAGCTTGCTGATGGCAAAGCACAGTATACAGCAATGTGCTATGAAAACGGTGGAGTTGTAGATGACCTTCTTATTTATAAAAAGGCAGACAACGATTATTTATTAGTAGTAAATGCCTCGAATATTGAAAAAGATTATGACTGGTTAGTATCACATGTTACCGGAGATGTGGAACTAACAAATGTTTCTGATGATACAGCTCAATTAGCCATTCAAGGACCTTTGGCTGAAAAAGTACTACAAAAGCTCACAAACCAAGATTTACAGGCAATTGGCTTCTTCAGTTTTAAAGAGAACGTTGAAATAGAAGGAGTTTCAACACTTGTTTCTCGTACGGGTTACACAGGTGAAGATGGCTTTGAAATATATTGTAAAAAAGAAGATGCAGCATTCCTATGGAAGCGCATACTAGAAGGTGGCCAAGAAGAAGGGATATTACCTTGCGGACTTGGAGCTCGTGATACATTACGCTTTGAAGCGAATTTAGCACTATATGGTCAAGAACTATCAAAGGATATTTCACCTCTTGAAGCTGGTATCGGTTTTGCAGTGAAGCTGCAGAAAGAAGCAGATTTCATAGGAAAAGAAGCACTCGTTAATCAAAAAGAAGCAGGACTGCCAAGAAAGCTGGTGGGATTAGAAATGATTGACAAAGGAATTCCTCGTCACGGTTATGAGGTATTCGTAAACGATGAACAAATTGGGTTTGTAACAACTGGCACTCAATCACCAACACTTAAGAAAAACGTTGGTCTTGCGTTAATAAACACTCAATATACTGAGCTTGGCCAAGAAGTTGAAGTTCAAATTCGTGCTAAGCGTCTAAAAGCAAAAGTTGTCGCTACACCATTTTATAAGCGTCCTAAAAAGTAA
- a CDS encoding aminomethyl-transferring glycine dehydrogenase subunit GcvPA: MKHRYLPMTEQDKQEMLQAIGVESVDELFKDIPESVRFQGEYNIKQAKSETALMQELSGLAGKNYNSKEYPSFIGAGVYDHYVPVITDHVISRSEFYTAYTPYQPEISQGELQAIFEFQTMICELTGMDVANSSMYDGGTALAEAAALSAGQTRNKKILVSGAVHPESRAVLKTYATGQRLEVIEIPVVNGVTDLEALKSHMDEEVASVVVQYPNFFGQIEPLKEIEQIAHQNKGMFIVSSNPLSLGVLTPPGKLGADIVVGDAQPFGIPAQFGGPHCGYFAVTTKLMRKVPGRLVGQTTDELGRRGFVLTLQAREQHIRRDKATSNICSNQALNALAASVAMTALGKKGIKEMATQNIQKAHYAMRAFKQAGFEIVYDGPFFNEFVVKLPIPVKQANLQLAKKGFIGGYDLSRDDERLANHMLVAVTELRTKDEIDRFVKELGDCHE, encoded by the coding sequence ATGAAGCATCGTTATTTACCGATGACAGAACAAGATAAACAAGAAATGCTGCAGGCAATTGGCGTTGAATCTGTAGATGAATTATTTAAGGATATACCTGAAAGTGTTCGCTTTCAAGGTGAATATAACATTAAGCAGGCAAAATCTGAAACAGCCCTAATGCAAGAGTTATCAGGGTTAGCTGGTAAAAATTATAACAGCAAAGAATACCCATCATTTATTGGTGCAGGTGTATATGATCATTACGTTCCAGTTATAACAGATCATGTTATCTCACGTTCTGAATTTTATACAGCATACACGCCTTACCAACCAGAAATCTCACAAGGGGAGCTTCAGGCAATCTTTGAGTTTCAAACAATGATCTGTGAATTAACAGGGATGGATGTTGCCAACTCTTCCATGTATGACGGAGGTACAGCGTTAGCTGAAGCTGCAGCGTTAAGTGCAGGTCAAACAAGAAATAAAAAGATTCTGGTATCAGGTGCTGTACACCCAGAATCACGTGCAGTGTTAAAAACTTATGCTACTGGTCAGCGATTAGAAGTTATTGAAATTCCCGTAGTAAATGGTGTAACTGATCTTGAAGCCTTAAAATCTCATATGGATGAAGAAGTGGCTTCAGTTGTGGTTCAATATCCAAACTTCTTTGGACAAATTGAACCATTAAAGGAAATCGAGCAAATTGCACATCAAAATAAAGGGATGTTTATCGTTTCAAGTAATCCTTTATCGTTAGGGGTTTTAACACCTCCTGGTAAGCTGGGTGCTGATATCGTAGTAGGGGATGCTCAGCCATTCGGAATTCCAGCACAGTTCGGTGGACCACACTGTGGATATTTCGCTGTTACAACAAAACTAATGAGAAAAGTACCTGGGCGTCTAGTTGGTCAAACAACTGATGAACTAGGTCGTAGGGGATTTGTACTAACCCTTCAAGCACGTGAACAGCACATTCGTCGTGATAAAGCAACGTCTAACATCTGTTCAAACCAAGCGTTAAATGCACTAGCAGCATCAGTAGCGATGACTGCACTAGGGAAAAAAGGCATTAAAGAAATGGCAACACAAAATATACAAAAAGCGCACTATGCAATGCGTGCATTTAAACAGGCTGGTTTTGAAATCGTATATGACGGTCCGTTCTTTAATGAGTTTGTTGTGAAACTGCCGATTCCAGTAAAACAAGCAAACTTACAACTAGCTAAAAAGGGCTTCATTGGCGGATATGACTTAAGTAGAGATGATGAAAGATTAGCTAATCACATGTTAGTAGCTGTAACAGAGCTGCGTACGAAGGACGAAATTGACCGATTTGTAAAGGAATTGGGGGATTGTCATGAATAA
- a CDS encoding glycine dehydrogenase subunit 2, with protein MNNEKQTLIFEVSKPGRVGYSLPELDIDTVSIEELIPSDYIRTEEAELPEVSELDIMRHYTSLSRRNHGVDSGFYPLGSCTMKYNPKINENVARFAGFSYVHPLQEEETVQGAMELMYDLQEHLKEITGMDEVTLQPAAGAHGEWTGLMMIRAYHEANGDFNRTKVIVPDSAHGTNPASATVAGLETITVKSDENGLVDLEDLRRVVDQDVAALMLTNPNTLGLFEEQILEMAQIIHDAGGKLYYDGANLNAVLSKARPGDMGFDVVHLNLHKTFTGPHGGGGPGSGPVGVKSDLIPYLPKPVLVKTEEGFHFDYNRPQSIGRVKPYYGNFGINVRAYTYIRSMGPDGLKAVTEYAVLNANYMMRRLEPYYDLPYKQHCKHEFVLSGKRQKKLGVRTLDIAKRLLDFGYHPPTIYFPLNVEEAIMIEPTETESKETLDEFIDTMIQIAKEAEENPEIVQEAPHHTVVSRLDETTAARKPILRYIKE; from the coding sequence ATGAATAACGAAAAACAAACACTAATATTTGAAGTGAGTAAGCCAGGACGAGTTGGATACAGCCTGCCTGAATTAGATATAGATACAGTTTCAATTGAGGAATTAATCCCTTCTGACTATATTCGCACAGAGGAAGCAGAACTCCCGGAAGTATCTGAATTAGATATTATGCGTCATTACACTTCACTTTCTAGAAGAAACCATGGTGTAGATTCTGGATTTTATCCTCTAGGGTCTTGTACGATGAAGTATAATCCGAAAATTAATGAAAACGTTGCGAGGTTTGCTGGTTTTTCATATGTTCATCCATTACAAGAAGAGGAAACAGTTCAAGGTGCAATGGAGCTGATGTATGACCTTCAGGAACACCTTAAAGAAATAACAGGGATGGATGAAGTAACACTTCAACCTGCTGCAGGTGCACACGGCGAATGGACTGGATTAATGATGATCCGTGCTTACCATGAAGCAAATGGTGATTTTAACCGGACAAAGGTTATTGTTCCTGACTCCGCTCACGGAACAAATCCTGCTTCTGCAACTGTTGCTGGACTTGAAACAATTACAGTAAAATCCGATGAAAATGGTTTAGTTGATTTAGAGGATCTACGTCGTGTGGTGGATCAGGATGTGGCGGCTCTAATGCTGACAAATCCAAATACACTTGGCCTATTCGAAGAGCAAATACTAGAAATGGCACAAATTATCCATGACGCAGGTGGAAAACTTTACTATGATGGTGCTAACTTAAATGCAGTATTAAGTAAAGCACGACCAGGAGATATGGGCTTTGATGTCGTTCATCTAAACTTGCATAAAACATTCACAGGCCCTCATGGTGGCGGTGGACCAGGTTCTGGACCAGTAGGAGTAAAGAGTGATTTAATTCCTTACCTTCCAAAGCCAGTATTGGTTAAAACAGAAGAAGGTTTCCACTTTGATTACAATCGTCCACAATCAATTGGCCGTGTGAAACCGTATTACGGTAACTTTGGAATCAATGTTCGTGCATACACGTACATTCGTTCAATGGGACCAGATGGACTTAAGGCTGTTACTGAGTATGCTGTATTAAATGCAAACTATATGATGAGACGCCTAGAGCCATATTATGATCTTCCATATAAGCAGCATTGTAAACATGAATTTGTTCTCTCTGGAAAGCGCCAGAAGAAGTTAGGTGTTCGTACACTTGATATCGCAAAACGTTTACTTGATTTTGGATATCATCCACCAACGATTTACTTCCCGTTAAATGTGGAAGAAGCAATCATGATTGAACCTACAGAAACAGAATCAAAAGAAACATTAGATGAATTCATTGATACAATGATTCAAATTGCAAAGGAAGCAGAAGAAAATCCTGAGATCGTTCAAGAAGCACCGCATCATACAGTGGTTAGCCGACTAGACGAAACGACAGCAGCAAGAAAGCCAATCCTTCGATATATAAAGGAATAA
- a CDS encoding rhodanese-like domain-containing protein, whose product MILLQAILLLLGAIIAYSVFNYLYQRKIVKTLTEEEFIQGYRKAQLIDVREPNEFEGGHILGARNIPLSQFRTRHKEIRPDKPVYLYCQNGIRSGRAAAMLKRKGVSDLYQLKGGYKLWGGKIKSGK is encoded by the coding sequence ATTATCTTGTTACAAGCCATTTTACTATTATTAGGAGCAATCATTGCGTATTCAGTCTTCAATTACTTATATCAACGTAAAATTGTTAAAACTCTTACAGAAGAAGAGTTTATTCAGGGATATCGTAAAGCACAGTTAATTGATGTGCGTGAACCGAATGAATTTGAAGGTGGACATATTTTAGGAGCTAGAAACATTCCACTTTCACAGTTTAGAACACGTCATAAAGAAATTCGCCCAGACAAGCCGGTATACCTTTATTGCCAAAATGGTATACGTAGTGGTCGTGCGGCTGCAATGCTAAAACGAAAAGGTGTTTCAGATTTATACCAACTTAAAGGTGGATACAAGCTTTGGGGTGGAAAAATTAAGTCAGGAAAGTAA
- a CDS encoding lipoate--protein ligase family protein: protein MKKETWRFIDSGNCSPAFNMALDEALLEWHSKGLIPPTIRFYGWDPATLSIGYFQKVEKEIDLDIVKKHNLGFVRRPTGGRGVLHDRELTYSVIVSEEYPDMPKTVTEAYRVISEGILEGFKLLGLDAYFAVPKTDEERESLKNPRSAVCFDAPSWYELVVEGRKVAGSAQTRQKGVILQHGSILLDIDEDLLFNLFKYPNDRVKERLQRNFKNKAVATNALREKPVTIEEAKEAFKNGFEKGLSINLTPYELTSEELEEVNKIAKEKYESDEWNFRR, encoded by the coding sequence ATGAAAAAAGAAACTTGGCGTTTTATCGATTCAGGAAATTGTTCTCCTGCTTTTAATATGGCATTAGATGAGGCATTGCTAGAATGGCACAGTAAAGGATTAATTCCACCAACTATCCGATTTTATGGATGGGACCCTGCCACTCTTTCAATAGGATATTTTCAAAAGGTAGAGAAGGAAATTGATTTAGATATTGTGAAGAAGCATAACCTTGGATTTGTACGCAGACCAACCGGTGGCAGGGGAGTCTTGCATGACAGGGAGCTTACATATAGTGTAATCGTATCAGAAGAATACCCTGATATGCCCAAAACTGTAACCGAGGCCTACCGTGTCATATCTGAAGGGATTTTAGAAGGGTTTAAGCTGCTAGGTTTAGACGCCTATTTTGCGGTACCGAAAACAGATGAGGAACGAGAAAGTTTAAAAAATCCGAGATCTGCGGTGTGCTTCGATGCCCCTTCCTGGTATGAATTAGTCGTAGAAGGAAGAAAAGTTGCAGGAAGTGCACAGACTCGTCAAAAGGGTGTTATTCTCCAACATGGCTCTATTTTACTAGATATTGATGAAGACCTATTGTTTAATTTGTTTAAGTATCCTAATGATCGTGTGAAAGAGAGATTGCAGCGTAACTTTAAAAATAAAGCAGTGGCAACAAACGCATTACGAGAAAAGCCTGTCACGATTGAAGAAGCAAAAGAGGCGTTTAAAAACGGTTTTGAAAAAGGGTTATCCATTAATCTAACACCATATGAATTAACGAGTGAAGAACTTGAAGAAGTAAATAAAATTGCAAAAGAAAAATACGAAAGTGATGAATGGAACTTCCGTAGATAA
- a CDS encoding aminopeptidase P family protein, with protein MPNLCMIPVLLKKDVTLLFNVHENDRSTSILPLKKQEYIRDQFLVKRLDSVLREAMMKAEIPMWIVISKEYNEDPVVETLTPSEHESSRRLSIFVFVINPENQQIERYVIGSPHPALQNLYTFIWDRQHESQWQRLKKLVEEKQPSKIGINRSKHIAVADGLTSSMYDVLTEELGTSWVNRFVSAEHLVIHWFLKRSKEEMHIYPFLADLTSNLAKKALSNEVIYPGITTTTEVVDWLRQKVYDLGIKTSFYPTVDIQRQHATSDRLTHTIIMPGDIVHLDFGIEYLGLCTDTQQLSYVLKRGESKPPAGLQAAFRQALVFEDIVMRNMTIGKSGNQVFEISMSEAKQSEINAMLYTHPIGRHCHEAGPIIGLFDQQTKIPFKGELVIVSDSAYALEFNINTYIPEWGHEVYLYLEQPIAVYEDGSTYLTPRQECFYLVR; from the coding sequence ATGCCTAATTTATGTATGATACCTGTACTGCTAAAAAAGGATGTGACACTGTTGTTTAATGTTCATGAGAATGACCGATCTACTAGTATACTTCCGTTGAAAAAACAAGAATACATTCGTGATCAGTTTCTTGTGAAGAGACTTGATTCTGTATTACGAGAAGCTATGATGAAAGCTGAGATTCCGATGTGGATCGTGATTAGTAAGGAATATAACGAAGACCCGGTAGTTGAAACCCTGACACCTAGTGAACATGAGAGCTCTCGGAGATTGTCTATTTTTGTTTTCGTAATAAATCCAGAGAACCAACAGATTGAACGTTATGTGATTGGCTCACCACACCCGGCATTACAAAACTTGTACACATTCATTTGGGATCGTCAGCATGAATCTCAATGGCAAAGGTTAAAGAAATTAGTAGAAGAAAAACAACCTAGTAAAATAGGCATTAATCGGTCAAAACACATTGCTGTTGCCGATGGGTTAACGTCGAGTATGTATGATGTTTTAACTGAAGAACTTGGAACATCATGGGTTAACAGATTTGTATCTGCAGAACATTTAGTCATTCACTGGTTCTTAAAACGAAGCAAAGAGGAAATGCATATTTATCCTTTCCTCGCAGACTTAACTAGTAATCTTGCGAAAAAAGCATTATCGAACGAAGTAATCTATCCAGGCATCACAACTACAACTGAAGTGGTAGATTGGCTTAGGCAGAAGGTATATGATCTTGGAATAAAGACATCCTTTTATCCAACTGTAGATATTCAGAGGCAGCATGCAACTAGTGACAGACTGACCCATACAATCATTATGCCTGGTGATATCGTCCATCTTGACTTTGGAATCGAGTATCTCGGGTTGTGCACAGATACACAACAGCTATCTTATGTGTTGAAACGAGGAGAATCAAAACCACCAGCAGGACTACAGGCAGCATTCAGACAAGCATTAGTATTTGAAGATATTGTTATGAGGAACATGACAATTGGTAAAAGTGGGAATCAAGTATTTGAAATAAGTATGTCAGAAGCAAAACAAAGTGAAATAAATGCGATGCTATACACACATCCTATAGGACGTCATTGCCATGAAGCAGGGCCGATCATTGGTTTATTCGATCAACAAACGAAGATACCATTTAAAGGAGAGTTGGTAATTGTAAGCGATTCTGCCTATGCTTTAGAGTTTAATATAAATACATACATACCCGAGTGGGGACATGAAGTCTATTTGTATCTAGAACAACCTATAGCTGTTTACGAAGATGGCTCAACTTATTTGACACCTAGACAAGAGTGTTTCTATTTGGTCAGATAG
- a CDS encoding vitamin B12-dependent ribonucleotide reductase — protein sequence MTKDQMKLNVEKLNDDIRAFTQVHPITNDMKLTHKGVSRLVMLDRYTFKDTEKITLSEGDFVVLTIKEDPKFPARGLGYIVDINWETKTANVLVDEEYRTVLDKPEEMESGIVNRSLDVIEKPLEVFYEQIAKRNATGLASVEKTEEKRKEWFEKFYHELVTMNFVPAGRVLYGAGADTDVTYFNCYVMPYVKDSREGISEHRKQVMEIMSRGGGVGTNGSTLRPRNTLARGVNGKSSGSVSWLDDIAKLTHLVEQGGSRRGAQMIMLADWHPDIIEFIISKMQNPRILRFLIENIDNDYIKKAATDKLKFTPLTEQEQNMYQGIINYKHISGLGGFSERIIKDAEEKIRVGGNYTVHNSEFLTGANISICLTKEFMKAVEDDAEYELRFPDVESYDSEEMKLYNDTWHEVGDVREWEKMGHKVRVYRKIKAKDLWNLINICATYSAEPGIFFIDNANDMTNAKAYGQKVVATNPCGEQPLAPYSVCNLAAVNLAEMANKDTKTVNFEKLKQTVEVGVRMQDNVIDATPYFLEANKKQALGERRVGLGVMGLHDLLIYCETEYGSIEGNKLVDEVFETIATTAYRASVELAKEKGSFPFLTGNKEKELRQAFTETGFMQKMPEDIREDIKKYGIRNSHLLTVAPTGSTGTMVGVSTGLEPYFSFSYFRSGRLGKFIEVKADIVQEYLDKHPDADPNNLPTWFISAMELSPEAHADTQCIIQRWIDSSISKTVNAPKGYTVEQVEKVYERLYKGGAKGGTVYVDGSRDAQVLTLKAEENTFEEEQTELFPAEEAQKKPVVLVDIIPDVRSTTVTFGSEVGDTCPVCRQGKVQDIGGCNTCTDCGAQLKCGL from the coding sequence ATGACAAAAGATCAAATGAAACTAAATGTAGAAAAATTAAATGATGATATTCGTGCTTTCACGCAAGTACATCCAATTACGAACGACATGAAACTAACACATAAAGGTGTATCACGCTTAGTGATGCTAGACCGTTATACGTTTAAGGATACAGAGAAAATTACATTAAGCGAGGGAGACTTTGTCGTTCTAACGATTAAAGAAGATCCAAAATTCCCAGCACGAGGGTTAGGGTACATTGTAGATATTAACTGGGAAACAAAAACTGCAAACGTACTTGTTGATGAAGAATACCGTACTGTGCTGGACAAGCCTGAAGAAATGGAATCGGGTATCGTAAATCGATCTCTTGATGTAATTGAAAAGCCTCTGGAAGTCTTCTATGAGCAAATTGCTAAGCGTAACGCTACTGGACTAGCTTCGGTTGAAAAAACAGAAGAGAAGCGAAAAGAATGGTTCGAGAAGTTTTATCACGAATTAGTCACTATGAACTTTGTTCCAGCAGGGCGTGTACTTTACGGAGCAGGTGCTGACACTGACGTTACGTATTTCAACTGTTACGTTATGCCATATGTAAAAGATTCTCGTGAAGGAATTTCGGAACATCGTAAACAAGTCATGGAGATCATGAGTCGTGGTGGTGGAGTTGGTACAAACGGTTCAACACTTCGACCAAGAAACACTTTAGCAAGAGGAGTTAATGGAAAATCCTCTGGGTCAGTATCTTGGTTAGATGATATTGCAAAATTGACACATCTTGTGGAGCAAGGGGGAAGCCGAAGGGGTGCTCAAATGATCATGCTAGCCGACTGGCACCCTGATATCATCGAATTCATCATCTCGAAAATGCAAAACCCAAGAATACTACGCTTCTTAATTGAAAATATTGACAATGATTATATAAAGAAGGCTGCAACAGATAAACTTAAGTTCACTCCATTAACAGAGCAAGAACAAAACATGTATCAAGGAATTATTAACTACAAGCATATTTCTGGTCTTGGTGGATTCAGTGAAAGAATTATTAAAGACGCAGAAGAAAAAATACGCGTAGGCGGCAACTATACAGTACACAACTCAGAGTTCTTAACAGGGGCTAATATTTCAATCTGCCTAACAAAAGAATTTATGAAAGCTGTTGAAGATGATGCAGAATATGAGCTGCGTTTCCCGGATGTTGAAAGCTATGATTCAGAAGAAATGAAGCTATACAATGATACATGGCATGAAGTTGGTGATGTTCGTGAATGGGAGAAGATGGGGCATAAGGTTCGTGTATACCGCAAAATCAAGGCAAAGGATCTTTGGAATCTCATCAACATTTGTGCAACATACTCAGCAGAACCAGGAATATTCTTCATTGATAATGCAAATGACATGACAAATGCGAAAGCATATGGTCAAAAGGTTGTTGCGACGAATCCTTGTGGAGAACAACCATTGGCACCATACAGCGTTTGTAACTTAGCTGCTGTTAATTTAGCCGAAATGGCGAATAAAGATACAAAAACAGTGAACTTTGAAAAATTGAAACAAACGGTAGAAGTAGGAGTTCGAATGCAGGACAATGTGATTGATGCTACGCCATACTTCCTGGAAGCAAACAAAAAACAAGCACTAGGAGAACGACGTGTTGGTTTAGGGGTAATGGGTCTTCACGACTTATTGATTTACTGTGAAACAGAATACGGTTCAATAGAAGGAAATAAGCTGGTAGACGAAGTATTTGAAACGATTGCAACAACTGCCTATCGTGCCTCTGTTGAATTGGCAAAGGAGAAAGGTAGCTTCCCATTCTTAACAGGAAATAAAGAGAAGGAGTTACGCCAAGCCTTTACGGAAACTGGATTCATGCAAAAAATGCCTGAAGATATTCGTGAAGACATTAAGAAGTACGGTATTCGAAACTCTCACTTACTAACTGTTGCTCCTACAGGAAGTACAGGAACAATGGTTGGAGTGTCTACAGGACTTGAACCATATTTCTCATTCTCGTACTTCAGAAGTGGCCGACTAGGGAAATTCATTGAGGTAAAAGCTGATATTGTGCAAGAATACTTGGACAAGCATCCCGATGCTGATCCAAACAACCTTCCAACATGGTTTATTTCTGCAATGGAATTATCTCCAGAAGCCCATGCTGATACTCAATGTATTATTCAGAGATGGATTGATAGCTCAATCAGTAAAACAGTGAATGCTCCTAAAGGGTATACTGTGGAACAAGTTGAAAAAGTATACGAGCGTCTATATAAAGGCGGAGCAAAAGGTGGTACTGTTTATGTAGATGGTAGCCGTGATGCACAAGTTTTAACACTTAAGGCTGAGGAGAATACGTTTGAAGAAGAACAAACAGAGCTATTCCCAGCTGAAGAAGCTCAAAAGAAGCCGGTTGTATTAGTGGATATCATTCCTGATGTTCGCTCTACTACGGTAACATTCGGTTCTGAAGTCGGAGATACGTGCCCAGTTTGCCGTCAAGGTAAAGTTCAAGATATCGGTGGATGTAACACATGTACGGATTGTGGAGCACAACTAAAATGCGGCTTATAA
- the splB gene encoding spore photoproduct lyase has translation MKPFVPQLVYFEPKALEYPMGLELKEKFEKMGLEIRETTSHNQVRNIPGDNELQQYRNAKSTLVVGLRKTLKFDTSKPSAEYAIPLATGCMGHCHYCYLQTTLGSKPYIRTYVNLEDIFEQAQKYMDERAPEITRFEAACTSDIVGLDHLTHSLKKTIEFIGQSDYGQLRFVTKFHHVDHLLDAKHNGKTRFRFSVNSKYVIKNFEPGTSTFEERIEAARKVAQADYPLGFIVAPIYLHEGWKEGYLELFQRLSTSLQGINLENLTFELIQHRFTKPAKNVIQKRYPKTKLEMDETKRKYKWGRYGIGKYVYQTEEQEDIQETLRGYIQEYFPQAEIQYFT, from the coding sequence ATGAAACCGTTTGTTCCGCAATTAGTTTATTTTGAACCGAAGGCACTTGAGTATCCGATGGGACTAGAGTTGAAAGAAAAGTTTGAAAAGATGGGGTTAGAAATCAGGGAGACAACCTCGCACAATCAAGTAAGAAATATACCTGGAGATAATGAACTACAGCAATATCGAAATGCAAAATCGACATTAGTCGTTGGACTACGAAAAACTTTAAAATTTGATACATCTAAACCTTCTGCTGAATATGCCATTCCTTTAGCTACTGGTTGTATGGGGCATTGTCATTATTGTTACCTGCAGACAACGCTCGGAAGTAAGCCGTACATACGAACGTATGTAAACCTCGAAGATATTTTTGAACAAGCTCAAAAATATATGGATGAACGAGCACCTGAAATTACACGATTTGAAGCAGCATGTACGTCAGATATCGTCGGACTTGACCATTTGACACACTCTCTAAAGAAAACGATAGAATTCATAGGTCAATCAGATTATGGTCAATTACGCTTTGTCACTAAATTTCATCATGTAGACCACCTTTTGGATGCAAAGCATAACGGCAAAACGCGTTTCCGGTTTAGTGTGAATTCCAAATATGTAATTAAAAATTTTGAACCGGGTACTTCTACTTTTGAAGAGCGAATTGAAGCAGCACGTAAAGTAGCTCAGGCTGATTATCCACTTGGATTTATTGTAGCTCCTATTTATTTGCATGAAGGTTGGAAGGAAGGGTATTTAGAATTATTTCAACGATTGTCTACATCATTGCAAGGCATAAATTTAGAAAATCTCACCTTTGAACTGATACAGCACAGGTTTACAAAGCCTGCTAAAAATGTAATACAAAAGAGGTATCCAAAAACAAAATTAGAGATGGATGAAACCAAAAGGAAATATAAATGGGGGCGCTATGGAATTGGGAAGTATGTTTATCAAACAGAGGAGCAGGAAGATATTCAGGAAACACTGCGAGGATATATTCAGGAATACTTTCCTCAAGCCGAAATCCAGTATTTCACGTAA
- the mntR gene encoding transcriptional regulator MntR, whose amino-acid sequence MPTPSMEDYIEQIYMLIEDKGYARVSDIAEALAVHPSSVTKMVQKLDKDQYLVYEKYRGLILTTKGKNIGKRLVDRHELLEQFLSIIGVDDDKIYNDVEGIEHHLSWNAIDRIGDLVQFFEEDEARIQQLKAIQKQNSDK is encoded by the coding sequence ATGCCAACGCCAAGTATGGAAGATTATATTGAACAAATTTATATGCTAATTGAAGATAAAGGCTATGCCAGAGTATCAGATATAGCAGAAGCATTAGCGGTTCATCCATCATCAGTCACGAAGATGGTACAGAAGCTAGATAAAGATCAATACCTTGTATATGAAAAATATAGAGGGCTTATCCTTACCACAAAGGGAAAGAATATTGGAAAGCGACTCGTTGACAGACATGAGTTACTCGAGCAATTTCTTTCAATCATTGGAGTGGATGATGATAAAATTTATAACGATGTTGAGGGGATTGAACATCACTTAAGCTGGAATGCAATTGATCGTATTGGTGATCTTGTTCAATTTTTTGAAGAAGATGAAGCACGAATACAGCAATTAAAGGCAATTCAAAAACAAAATAGTGACAAGTAG